A region of Methyloversatilis discipulorum DNA encodes the following proteins:
- a CDS encoding DUF5906 domain-containing protein, with the protein MLSQLRAAGLIVPYLKVTGKPVRCKVEGEREKRGWYVLHELMLDGGDLVVVGSFGIWRGNDKGAQKVTLERNALTDEQQAALRQRLKDDQKRAEQERRAEANRAAEQADRVWRKLTTTGECDYLERKGVKAHGVKFTPSGAMAVPMMDASGRVWGLQFILTRAKHAKRIARTERDKEYWPYGLDKIGKFHLLGGVPTWCVLLAEGYATAATLHEATGLPVAVTFDAGNLLPVARVLRKRYPGINILICADDDAFGKCQGCKAPVKTGRLDDLCPACGKPHRKENTGCRDAATAALTVEGKWIKPEFPDDMPRWEQFCERGTKITDFNDLHAACGLTTVRSQVEDAIRRFNWAAPAAARDSDTRGGGATTADLRPVESVETLLDRFSLVYGHGGSVFDHHEHILVTLSDMRDLCTRREFSRRWQEHPSRKIVRVEEVGFDPGEEDPAIKCNLWSGWPTVPKAGKCENLLDLLHYMCQADPKAEELYQWVLRWIAYPIQHPGAKMKTTVVIHGPQGTGKNMFFEAVMAIYGRYGWVVDQSAIEDKYNDWASRKLFLIADEVVARSEMFHIKNKLKSFITNDQIRINPKNVKAYWEANHVNMVFLSNERMPVVLEEDDRRHAVIWTPVKLGPDFYSAVKAEIQAGGIAALHDHLLNLPMGDFAAHTLPPMTEAKAELIDLSRDSTSRFLMHWTAGEIGGVGLMPALSEDVYQLYVAWCHRNGIGRGAPLNKLIDALVKKHRCGHKRKRHMVGATTKQSTFIFPPGVDEEPPGSSQQVFFSECIDAFRNALNDYKQGLSRAGF; encoded by the coding sequence GTGCTGTCACAGCTCCGCGCCGCGGGGCTGATCGTCCCGTACCTGAAGGTCACGGGGAAGCCGGTCCGCTGCAAGGTCGAAGGGGAGCGCGAGAAGCGGGGCTGGTACGTCCTGCACGAACTGATGCTGGACGGCGGCGACTTGGTCGTCGTCGGGTCGTTCGGGATCTGGCGCGGCAACGACAAGGGAGCGCAGAAGGTCACGCTCGAGCGCAACGCCCTCACCGATGAGCAGCAGGCCGCGCTGCGCCAGCGGCTGAAGGACGACCAGAAGCGCGCGGAGCAGGAACGCAGGGCGGAGGCGAACCGGGCGGCGGAGCAGGCGGACCGCGTGTGGCGCAAGCTCACCACCACGGGCGAATGCGACTACCTGGAGCGCAAGGGCGTCAAGGCGCACGGCGTGAAATTCACGCCCTCGGGCGCGATGGCCGTGCCGATGATGGACGCGAGCGGGCGCGTGTGGGGGCTGCAGTTCATCCTCACCCGCGCGAAGCACGCCAAGCGCATCGCACGGACGGAACGCGACAAGGAGTACTGGCCCTACGGCCTGGACAAGATCGGGAAGTTCCACCTGCTGGGCGGCGTGCCGACCTGGTGCGTGCTCCTCGCTGAAGGCTACGCGACGGCCGCCACCCTGCACGAAGCGACCGGCCTGCCGGTTGCAGTGACCTTCGACGCCGGCAATCTGCTTCCGGTGGCGCGTGTGCTGCGCAAGCGCTACCCCGGCATCAACATCCTGATCTGTGCGGACGACGACGCTTTCGGTAAGTGCCAGGGCTGCAAGGCGCCGGTCAAGACCGGCCGGCTGGATGACCTGTGCCCGGCCTGTGGCAAGCCGCATCGAAAGGAGAACACAGGCTGCCGCGACGCTGCCACTGCCGCGCTGACCGTCGAAGGCAAGTGGATCAAGCCCGAATTCCCCGATGACATGCCGCGCTGGGAGCAGTTCTGCGAGCGCGGCACGAAGATCACCGACTTCAACGACCTGCACGCTGCCTGCGGCCTCACCACGGTGCGTTCGCAGGTCGAGGACGCGATCAGGCGGTTCAACTGGGCCGCGCCCGCCGCCGCGCGGGACTCGGACACTCGGGGGGGCGGGGCGACGACCGCCGATCTGCGGCCGGTCGAGAGCGTCGAAACGCTGCTCGATCGCTTCTCGCTCGTCTACGGCCATGGCGGATCGGTGTTCGACCATCACGAACACATCCTGGTCACGCTGTCCGACATGCGCGATCTCTGCACGCGGCGCGAGTTCTCGCGGCGATGGCAAGAGCATCCGTCGCGCAAGATCGTGCGAGTGGAAGAGGTCGGATTTGATCCGGGCGAAGAGGACCCGGCGATCAAGTGCAACCTGTGGTCCGGCTGGCCGACCGTGCCTAAGGCCGGCAAGTGCGAAAACCTGCTCGATCTGCTGCACTACATGTGCCAGGCCGACCCGAAGGCCGAAGAGCTATACCAATGGGTGCTGCGCTGGATCGCCTACCCGATCCAGCACCCGGGTGCGAAGATGAAAACCACGGTGGTCATCCACGGGCCACAGGGCACCGGCAAGAACATGTTCTTCGAAGCCGTGATGGCCATCTACGGGCGATACGGCTGGGTGGTCGACCAGTCGGCCATTGAGGACAAGTACAACGACTGGGCCTCGCGCAAGCTCTTCCTGATCGCCGACGAAGTGGTCGCGCGGTCTGAAATGTTCCACATCAAGAACAAGCTGAAGTCGTTCATCACGAACGACCAGATCCGCATCAACCCCAAGAACGTTAAGGCGTACTGGGAGGCGAACCACGTCAACATGGTTTTCCTCTCCAACGAACGCATGCCCGTCGTGCTCGAAGAGGACGACCGGCGGCACGCGGTCATCTGGACGCCGGTGAAGCTGGGCCCCGACTTCTATTCCGCCGTGAAGGCCGAGATACAAGCGGGCGGCATTGCCGCGCTGCACGACCACCTGCTGAACCTGCCCATGGGCGATTTCGCCGCCCACACGCTGCCGCCGATGACCGAGGCGAAGGCTGAACTGATCGACCTGTCACGCGACTCGACCAGCCGCTTCCTGATGCACTGGACGGCAGGCGAGATCGGCGGCGTTGGCCTCATGCCGGCGCTGTCGGAGGACGTCTATCAGCTCTATGTCGCCTGGTGCCATCGCAACGGCATCGGCCGTGGCGCGCCGCTCAACAAGCTCATCGATGCGCTGGTGAAGAAGCACCGGTGCGGCCACAAGCGCAAGCGGCACATGGTCGGTGCAACCACGAAGCAGAGCACCTTCATCTTCCCGCCCGGTGTCGACGAGGAGCCGCCGGGCAGCAGTCAGCAGGTGTTCTTCTCCGAGTGCATCGATGCCTTCCGCAACGCCCTGAACGACTACAAGCAAGGACTGAGCCGTGCCGGATTCTGA
- a CDS encoding helix-turn-helix domain-containing protein has protein sequence METISPIQRACDAVGGQARLAASLSVTPAAVHQWVRGIRRVPTDRCADIEKATAGAVTCEELRPDKLDYWAFLRGSRSTNGASQSDTCTEKVA, from the coding sequence ATGGAAACGATTTCCCCGATTCAGCGCGCCTGCGATGCGGTGGGTGGACAGGCCCGCTTGGCAGCCAGCCTGTCCGTTACGCCCGCCGCCGTCCACCAGTGGGTGCGCGGCATTCGCCGCGTGCCGACCGACCGCTGCGCCGACATCGAAAAGGCCACGGCCGGCGCGGTGACGTGCGAAGAACTGCGCCCCGACAAGCTCGATTACTGGGCTTTCCTGCGCGGTTCGCGTTCCACCAACGGCGCGAGCCAGTCCGACACCTGCACCGAAAAGGTAGCCTGA
- a CDS encoding zinc ribbon domain-containing protein produces the protein MALIKCHECRKSISTEATTCPHCGAPAKAPAPAYAAPPPASKLLAGIRAKAEREREQRYNRRLIVVAVIVGAAFLAVHYATRREPPPRESAERYGALTSAFNADITRALAAADVRGCGMYHWQAVLNRRGEFRVFCTAHGERHTRYRVLPGSGRVGPDHSTMDIATLHALYPHTRIR, from the coding sequence ATGGCACTGATCAAATGTCACGAATGCAGGAAGTCCATCAGCACCGAGGCGACTACCTGCCCTCACTGCGGCGCGCCAGCAAAGGCCCCCGCCCCTGCTTACGCCGCGCCGCCCCCGGCCTCGAAGCTTCTGGCTGGCATACGGGCCAAGGCTGAGAGGGAGCGCGAACAGCGCTACAACCGGCGACTGATCGTTGTCGCTGTCATTGTGGGCGCGGCGTTCCTCGCCGTGCATTACGCCACGCGTCGGGAACCACCACCCCGCGAATCCGCTGAACGGTACGGCGCCCTCACCAGCGCGTTCAATGCCGACATCACCCGCGCCCTCGCTGCGGCGGATGTCCGGGGGTGCGGTATGTACCACTGGCAGGCTGTGCTCAACAGACGCGGCGAGTTTCGCGTGTTTTGCACAGCTCACGGTGAGCGACACACCCGTTACCGGGTGCTCCCCGGGTCGGGCCGTGTAGGGCCTGATCACTCGACCATGGATATCGCCACGCTGCACGCGCTCTATCCGCACACGCGGATACGCTGA
- a CDS encoding primase-helicase family protein, translated as MDIELRRGEALVLIGEQGSGKTTLARQIAERHGTYLEVDVDAFGDPLGLDEVIRSAPQTVIVDGFPDDDRALERVKQLVTAPHLKVGMKGSEPITKPTPNFIFCTCRMDFLLPDGGRRFRVVTLPRPH; from the coding sequence ATGGACATTGAGTTGAGGCGCGGCGAAGCGCTGGTGCTGATAGGCGAGCAAGGCAGTGGAAAGACCACCCTCGCACGACAGATCGCAGAGCGGCACGGAACCTACCTTGAAGTCGACGTGGACGCCTTCGGTGACCCGCTGGGGCTGGACGAGGTGATCAGGTCAGCCCCGCAGACCGTGATTGTCGACGGCTTTCCCGATGACGATCGGGCACTCGAGCGCGTGAAGCAACTCGTAACCGCCCCTCACCTGAAGGTCGGGATGAAGGGCAGCGAGCCGATCACCAAACCGACACCCAACTTCATTTTCTGCACATGTCGGATGGACTTCCTTCTGCCCGATGGCGGACGCCGCTTCCGCGTCGTCACCCTGCCGCGGCCCCACTGA
- a CDS encoding DUF2303 family protein has protein sequence MQAQDTPSGTVADVVALAATVGMAISEPKRVNSGDIPFVVIPDDHSVKNLEDTLLNPLRTRATVAINAADSFIAYINKHKTDATSLYGSMGDKPSFIAVIDDHVPAVAAWREHKATYACPLSPEWLTWTNPLHNAKVKTQVDFARFIEDNLLDIVDPSAAEVLAVSRTLEAKKSVSFSSGVRLDNGDVQFTFNEETKGTAGKGTIDIPERFGIAIPVFEGGDKYRIDARLRYRINDGGQLSMWYELERPHKVIEHATKEVWKAIAEGTGLPIINGNPFAS, from the coding sequence ATGCAAGCTCAAGATACACCGAGCGGAACCGTGGCAGACGTCGTCGCCTTGGCCGCTACGGTCGGCATGGCGATCAGCGAGCCGAAGCGCGTCAATTCCGGTGACATCCCGTTTGTGGTCATCCCTGACGACCACAGTGTCAAGAATCTCGAAGACACGCTGCTCAACCCCTTGCGCACCCGCGCGACGGTTGCCATCAACGCGGCCGACAGCTTCATCGCCTACATCAACAAGCACAAGACCGACGCGACGTCGCTGTACGGCAGCATGGGCGACAAACCCAGCTTCATCGCCGTAATCGACGACCACGTGCCAGCGGTAGCCGCATGGCGTGAGCACAAGGCGACCTACGCCTGCCCGCTCAGCCCGGAATGGCTCACCTGGACCAACCCGCTGCACAACGCCAAGGTCAAGACCCAGGTCGACTTCGCCCGCTTCATCGAAGACAACCTGCTGGACATCGTCGACCCGAGCGCTGCCGAAGTGCTGGCGGTAAGCCGCACCCTTGAGGCGAAGAAGTCGGTCAGCTTCTCCAGCGGCGTGCGCCTGGACAACGGCGACGTGCAATTCACCTTCAACGAAGAGACGAAGGGCACGGCCGGCAAGGGCACCATCGATATTCCGGAGCGCTTCGGCATCGCCATTCCCGTGTTCGAGGGCGGCGACAAGTACCGGATCGACGCGCGCCTGCGCTACCGCATCAACGACGGCGGCCAGCTTTCCATGTGGTACGAGCTGGAGCGCCCGCACAAGGTGATAGAGCACGCCACCAAGGAAGTCTGGAAGGCGATCGCCGAAGGCACCGGCCTGCCCATCATCAACGGCAACCCGTTCGCATCGTGA